From Candidatus Defluviilinea gracilis, a single genomic window includes:
- a CDS encoding PD40 domain-containing protein: MITKSLTDDLDILSYPGSWSPNEEQIAFLTRDRQSSLMLMDANGTNYVEIPLSIRNAPTYQYPTPILDWTMDGKNIIFSAGNFFSEPPLKQHVYIVRLEDFQIRQITEASLGLCGNPIRSPEDNKILVTCKLDSALSSISSLYVIDLDDQFAAPIRIGPSDTSCFEPSWSPDGNQLAFVCDKVTDLMGLFITDSVGNGIHEMKLENFAILKEPVWSPDGKQIVYVAGVDSGHTNIYSISPDGSNNHPVTNQEAFYSIVAVYPLP, encoded by the coding sequence ATGATTACAAAGAGTTTAACGGATGACCTTGATATTCTAAGTTACCCGGGTTCTTGGTCACCCAATGAAGAGCAAATTGCTTTTCTAACTCGAGATAGACAGTCATCCTTGATGCTTATGGATGCTAACGGTACTAATTATGTAGAAATCCCTTTATCAATCCGTAATGCTCCAACTTATCAATACCCCACGCCCATTCTTGACTGGACAATGGATGGAAAAAATATTATCTTTTCCGCAGGAAATTTTTTCTCAGAGCCCCCCCTTAAACAACATGTATACATTGTTAGACTAGAAGATTTTCAAATTAGGCAAATAACTGAAGCATCGCTTGGATTATGTGGAAATCCTATACGATCACCAGAAGACAATAAGATTTTGGTAACTTGCAAACTTGACTCGGCTTTATCATCAATATCATCACTTTATGTAATAGATTTGGATGACCAATTTGCAGCGCCAATAAGAATTGGACCTAGTGATACTTCATGTTTTGAGCCATCTTGGTCTCCTGATGGGAATCAACTTGCCTTCGTGTGCGATAAGGTAACTGATCTGATGGGGCTTTTTATCACTGATTCTGTTGGTAACGGAATTCACGAGATGAAATTAGAGAACTTCGCTATTCTAAAAGAGCCTGTTTGGTCGCCAGATGGAAAACAAATCGTCTATGTAGCTGGAGTTGATTCTGGACATACAAATATTTATTCGATTTCTCCCGATGGCTCAAACAACCATCCTGTAACGAATCAAGAAGCTTTTTATAGTATCGTGGCAGTTTACCCGTTACCCTAG
- a CDS encoding polysaccharide deacetylase family protein, whose product MLELQQNLGPGTIITTYTYDEANQLNTAQQGSTTWQYTYDANGSLISDGMKTYTYDSANRLVQVSDQLSVTSLSYNGLGQRLSMDAAGVIATYVLDGDRPLTAESNGNTTFYLYGLGAIGEETSAWSYSLPDGTNTPRQLSSLSGEITLSARYTPWGDTLDTFGTGGFTFGYLGGVLDATTGLLYVGNGQYYDPSTGRFLTRDVNPESTNPYVPWNPIGAIVGPLGLIALVFGRKKKGCKDGTFLVLLVVLGSVGMTIAACSPAPTPVPSPTIPPSMPTPSPIPSQTPSPAAPPSPTPTPTYSCPQIFPPGQGGIAYITIDDGPGSYTGAVLDVLAKYQVKATFFLVGKNIEQYPGEVQRIKQEGHAIGVHSWSHPNGPAPAPFWNNLSTEQQTKEIYDTQQLLENLTGSKINLFRAPGGAATTANISQFYNYNWSHDTFDYYLPNGDPQVVADNVFKGVFTNSIPIGEDGRIYTQGISIDATGHPQPIVLIHSIHPVDPPALERLILGFQERHYSFGILPRPCDSPGTITPISW is encoded by the coding sequence GTGCTTGAACTGCAACAAAACCTCGGTCCCGGCACGATTATCACGACCTACACCTACGACGAAGCGAACCAACTCAACACCGCGCAACAAGGCAGTACTACTTGGCAATATACATATGACGCCAATGGTAGTTTAATTTCTGATGGTATGAAGACATACACATATGATTCTGCGAATCGGTTAGTGCAAGTCAGTGATCAGTTATCAGTGACCAGTTTATCCTACAACGGACTCGGTCAACGCCTGAGCATGGACGCGGCAGGCGTGATCGCCACGTATGTGCTTGACGGTGATCGTCCTCTCACCGCCGAATCCAACGGCAACACCACTTTTTACTTGTATGGTCTCGGCGCAATTGGCGAAGAAACCAGCGCGTGGAGTTACTCCCTGCCCGATGGAACAAACACCCCGCGTCAACTGTCTAGTCTGAGCGGGGAGATTACCCTCTCGGCGCGCTACACTCCTTGGGGTGACACGCTTGATACATTCGGCACTGGCGGTTTCACCTTCGGCTACCTCGGCGGCGTGCTGGATGCTACTACAGGATTGCTGTATGTTGGCAATGGGCAGTATTATGATCCGTCCACTGGCAGATTCCTGACGCGCGATGTAAATCCTGAAAGTACGAACCCTTATGTGCCTTGGAATCCTATAGGAGCGATTGTTGGTCCACTGGGGCTGATTGCACTGGTATTCGGAAGAAAGAAGAAAGGATGCAAGGATGGAACATTCCTGGTGTTGTTAGTAGTGCTTGGAAGCGTGGGAATGACCATTGCGGCTTGCTCTCCCGCGCCAACTCCTGTTCCCTCGCCAACAATACCACCGTCAATGCCGACTCCTTCTCCGATTCCATCACAAACACCGAGCCCAGCTGCGCCTCCATCGCCGACGCCGACACCTACATACAGCTGTCCACAAATATTCCCACCAGGACAAGGAGGAATTGCCTATATTACTATTGATGACGGCCCAGGTTCTTATACGGGTGCTGTGTTAGACGTGCTTGCCAAATACCAAGTCAAAGCTACATTTTTCTTGGTGGGTAAAAATATAGAACAATATCCTGGTGAAGTTCAACGTATCAAACAAGAAGGACATGCCATAGGTGTCCATTCTTGGTCTCATCCAAATGGACCAGCTCCTGCTCCATTTTGGAATAATCTTTCCACAGAGCAACAAACCAAAGAAATATATGATACGCAACAGCTTCTAGAGAATTTGACTGGAAGCAAAATCAATTTGTTCCGCGCACCAGGTGGTGCCGCTACAACTGCCAACATATCACAATTCTACAATTACAATTGGTCTCACGATACCTTCGACTATTATCTTCCTAACGGCGATCCTCAGGTAGTTGCAGATAATGTTTTCAAGGGAGTATTTACTAACTCCATTCCAATCGGCGAAGACGGACGAATCTATACTCAGGGTATTTCTATTGATGCGACGGGACACCCTCAACCAATTGTATTGATCCATTCTATTCATCCGGTTGATCCCCCGGCTCTAGAACGACTGATACTAGGATTTCAAGAACGACATTATAGTTTCGGAATACTGCCAAGGCCGTGCGATAGCCCAGGCACAATAACCCCCATTTCTTGGTAG
- a CDS encoding PD40 domain-containing protein — protein MIPKRVFLTLVLFAVASIAIASCSTSQVYGKIAFVSNRDGNFEIYVMDSDGNNQVNLTRNPADDSSPVWSPDEKKISFASNRDGNFEIYVMNADGSNQKRLTNNKANDMPLAWSPDGKYIAILSNRDDVIVDSNRGITKSEIYIMNVDGSNQMRLTNDLDLYHTISWSPDGKSFVICSTPRAASGAYYFDEIYISLVSRKEILTQSTSNNCDPDWSPDGKHVAFVSNRDGQSNIYIMNIDGTDQSALTDDSSYNIDPSWARNGQYIVFASRRDGNYDIYVMNTDGTKIIQLTNDPADDYMPTWSPVQ, from the coding sequence ATGATCCCAAAGAGAGTATTTCTTACGTTAGTATTATTTGCTGTCGCATCGATAGCAATTGCAAGTTGTTCTACGTCTCAAGTATATGGAAAGATTGCATTTGTATCAAATCGAGATGGAAATTTCGAGATTTATGTTATGGACTCGGATGGCAACAACCAGGTTAATCTTACAAGAAATCCCGCCGACGATTCCTCACCTGTATGGTCACCTGATGAAAAAAAAATTTCTTTTGCGAGCAATCGAGATGGAAATTTCGAAATATATGTTATGAACGCAGATGGATCTAATCAAAAGAGATTAACCAACAATAAGGCAAATGATATGCCATTGGCTTGGTCTCCAGACGGAAAATATATCGCTATTCTCTCTAATCGCGATGACGTTATAGTAGACTCAAACCGGGGTATTACAAAGTCTGAAATCTATATCATGAACGTAGATGGTTCTAACCAAATGAGATTAACTAATGATCTAGACCTCTATCATACGATTTCTTGGTCGCCAGATGGTAAGAGTTTTGTAATTTGCTCTACTCCTAGGGCGGCCAGTGGCGCATATTATTTTGATGAAATCTATATTTCATTAGTATCTCGCAAGGAGATACTAACTCAAAGTACATCAAATAATTGCGATCCAGATTGGTCGCCGGATGGAAAGCACGTCGCGTTTGTTTCTAATCGAGATGGTCAATCTAATATCTACATTATGAATATAGATGGAACAGATCAATCTGCCTTAACCGATGATTCTTCTTATAATATAGATCCATCTTGGGCGCGTAATGGGCAGTATATTGTTTTTGCATCAAGACGCGACGGTAACTACGATATTTATGTGATGAATACAGATGGCACAAAAATTATTCAATTAACAAACGATCCTGCGGACGATTATATGCCTACTTGGTCGCCAGTACAGTGA
- a CDS encoding PD40 domain-containing protein: protein MKHYKQINPILLYILIIWMVGCSSLTTEKSNTFITEAVSTQSTTSFSANQFQLTYIQNHDNSGELYISDVNCMTQDKACFGEPKLSFATLTMPNSDENKPRGLLTDYSWSPDGTRIALTSTGDILIGDIKAQSWVNITNSSDVDEYQPKWSSDGNSIYYRACQRTTEGNYGGHGACRLYRARLTGEVQFNLLNSRIDYYNSYDVSPDGQQVAYTLTDNQGYDQIYLADINDSDGRQITEGPMNNITPSFSPDGKKILFVRLNESEGVNSLLQSDLVMKDLDTGEEKNLTQEFEGDVFSPALSPDGKWVAFTSFDKELNSNIFVASLGQSVVIQATHGNQDAVPSWRLSLKQ, encoded by the coding sequence ATGAAGCACTATAAACAGATTAATCCAATTCTTTTGTATATATTAATCATCTGGATGGTTGGCTGTTCCTCACTGACAACAGAAAAATCGAATACTTTTATAACTGAAGCCGTCTCAACGCAATCGACAACTTCTTTTTCAGCAAATCAGTTTCAATTAACGTATATACAAAACCACGACAATTCTGGTGAACTATATATATCCGATGTCAATTGCATGACACAGGATAAGGCGTGTTTTGGCGAACCGAAATTGTCATTTGCTACTTTAACTATGCCAAATAGTGATGAAAATAAGCCAAGAGGCTTACTCACAGATTACAGTTGGTCGCCAGATGGAACTAGAATCGCCCTCACTTCAACCGGAGACATATTAATAGGCGACATAAAAGCGCAAAGTTGGGTCAATATAACAAACAGTTCTGATGTTGATGAATATCAACCTAAGTGGTCGTCCGACGGAAATTCTATTTACTATCGTGCTTGTCAGCGCACAACAGAAGGAAACTATGGAGGACATGGTGCCTGCCGTCTCTATCGCGCTCGTCTCACAGGAGAGGTGCAATTCAATTTACTCAACTCGAGGATTGATTACTACAATTCTTATGATGTATCGCCTGACGGTCAACAAGTCGCGTACACTTTGACAGATAATCAAGGTTACGATCAGATCTATCTAGCTGACATTAATGACTCAGATGGCCGTCAGATCACGGAAGGGCCAATGAACAACATAACTCCATCTTTTTCTCCCGATGGTAAGAAAATTCTATTTGTACGTCTTAACGAGTCTGAGGGTGTAAATTCACTGCTACAGTCTGATCTTGTTATGAAAGACTTAGATACAGGAGAAGAAAAAAACCTTACTCAAGAGTTCGAAGGTGATGTATTCTCACCTGCTCTTTCACCCGATGGAAAATGGGTTGCATTTACTTCTTTTGATAAGGAGTTAAACAGCAATATTTTTGTTGCTTCGCTTGGTCAATCGGTTGTGATTCAAGCCACTCATGGTAATCAAGATGCTGTTCCTTCCTGGCGATTATCCTTGAAACAATAA